The window TTGGAAGGGCCCAAAACTTCATTAAGATTTATACAACAAAAGGCCCATGGCAACGCACGGCATTGTACTAGTATCAGTTGTACGTGCGTTGCGTTGTGTTGCGTGTGTACCTGGTCTCATGTCTTCTTCCATCCATTGACGGATGATTGGAGGCCGGAGCAGTCACAGTCGCCGCATTACCGTGAGCGTTCTTCGTCGCTGTCAAAGGCCAGGGCTCATCTTGTGCTCCTTCTCGCGGTACCCTTGCGTTAATGGCATCCAACCACCGGTTCATTCCCAGCCAATCCTTCCTAAGTGTACATGTTTATCAGTACGCGCGCGTGTATATTGCAACacatactagctagctagctacttaCCTAGCTAGAAAAAATGGCGCGCCCCGCTGCAACAAGAAGCACTATTGGCAGTGCGTTGGCCGTCACGCTGCTAGCTTGGCTACTTGTTCTGCAGCTTCTCCTcctggcgccggcgccggcggccgcgAGGAGGGCGACGACCGTCAACCAGGCGCCAAACTCTCTGTCCACAAAGCCGCCTAGGTCTGGCACGAACGCCCTGCTCAAAAAGGCGCGCCGTCGGAACCGCAACACGGACCAGCTGGGCAGCGCGGCGGCGGACGATGCCGGCTACATCGTCCTCTACAACGTCTCCATCGGGGCCACGCAGAACgacgtctccggcgtcgtcgaccTCCTCAACGATTTCGTCTGGACAACGCAGTGCGTGGCGGCGCCGGTGAGGGTCCCATGCGCTAGCCAGACGTGCCGGAGCCTCCTGGCCAACGACACCACCGACACCTGCGGCGGCAACCCCAACGACGACGATCGCTGCAGGTACTTCTACGTGTACGGACCGGGGATCAACACCACCGGCTTCGTCGCCAACGAGTCGGTCGCCGTGGCCGTGGGGGGCATCGCGGGCAGCGCGGTGTTGGGGTGCAGCGCCGCCAACAGCTCGGTGCCCCTCGAAGGCGAGCCGGGCAGCTTCGGCTTCAACAGGGGGCCACTATCCTTTGTGTcgcagctcaacgtcaacaagttcTCCTACTACCTGGCCCCCGACGAAGCGGGCAGCTCCGACTCCGAGAGCGTAGTGCTCCTCGGTGACGCCGCTGTGCCGCAGACCAGGCGCGGCGGCCGCTCGACGCCGCTGCTTAGGGGCACCGCGTTCCCCGACGTCTACTACGTCAAGCTCACCTCCATACAGGTTGACGGCCAGGCCGTGAACGGCATCCCGGCTGGGGCTTTCGACCTTTCCGCGGACGGCACCTCCGGTGGCGTGGTCATGAGCACGCTCACCTCCGTCACCCGCCTCCA is drawn from Triticum dicoccoides isolate Atlit2015 ecotype Zavitan chromosome 4A, WEW_v2.0, whole genome shotgun sequence and contains these coding sequences:
- the LOC119288268 gene encoding aspartic proteinase nepenthesin-1-like → MARPAATRSTIGSALAVTLLAWLLVLQLLLLAPAPAAARRATTVNQAPNSLSTKPPRSGTNALLKKARRRNRNTDQLGSAAADDAGYIVLYNVSIGATQNDVSGVVDLLNDFVWTTQCVAAPVRVPCASQTCRSLLANDTTDTCGGNPNDDDRCRYFYVYGPGINTTGFVANESVAVAVGGIAGSAVLGCSAANSSVPLEGEPGSFGFNRGPLSFVSQLNVNKFSYYLAPDEAGSSDSESVVLLGDAAVPQTRRGGRSTPLLRGTAFPDVYYVKLTSIQVDGQAVNGIPAGAFDLSADGTSGGVVMSTLTSVTRLQEDAYKAVRQAVASKITAQEVSGSAFAGGIFDLCYNAQAVAALTFPKLTLVFDGGDAPATLELTTVHYFFKDDVTGLQCLTMLPMPVGTPFGSVLGTMVQAGTNMIYDVGGDTLTLEEGAAAPSTSQVSLMAIASLFLAWVLLLF